From a single Vitis vinifera cultivar Pinot Noir 40024 chromosome 18, ASM3070453v1 genomic region:
- the LOC100258099 gene encoding protein VACUOLELESS GAMETOPHYTES isoform X1 produces the protein MEFPKQASLVRSKSPSFQYPTSHNQTRGEQILLSCHPQHPLALLTSPDPFTCMGCKEYGAGTRFTCQQCNHQLHEFCALAPTTLKSHPLHCQHPLGFCSKPVKGGILGKRCDICNKPTAGYTFRCSACSFQMHPCCAMLSTEMTFPLAHPHPLTLMPAMTLSSGEPGFSCGECKRKRPGRVYRCTATACDYHLHAVCAKNMVNGLRANGVTCLEKPSMRGTFIKIASVVVMEFIGGLIGGLGQGVGDVLGQTMAAGKSASARRLE, from the exons ATGGAATTCCCGAAGCAAGCATCACTAGTCCGAAGCAAGTCCCCTTCATTTCAATACCCAACCTCTCATAATCAAACTCGGGGAGAGCAGATACTTCTGTCCTGTCACCCACAACACCCCCTAGCTCTACTCACCTCACCTGACCCTTTTACATGCATGGGCTGCAAGGAATACGGAGCAGGCACAAGGTTCACATGCCAACAGTGTAACCATCAGCTACACGAGTTCTGTGCCTTGGCTCCCACCACTCTCAAGAGCCATCCCCTCCACTGCCAGCACCCACTTGGATTCTGTTCTAAACCAG TTAAAGGCGGAATTCTAGGGAAAAGGTGTGATATTTGCAACAAGCCAACGGCAGGGTATACATTTCGTTGCAGTGCATGCAGTTTCCAGATGCACCCTTGCTGTGCAATGCTTTCTACGGAAATGACCTTTCCGCTGGCTCATCCCCACCCCCTAACCCTGATGCCTGCAATGACATTATCAAGTGGTGAACCTGGTTTCAGCTGTGGTGAGTGCAAAAGAAAGAGGCCAGGGCGGGTGTATCGTTGCACAGCCACAGCATGTGATTACCATCTCCATGCAGTTTGTGCTAAGAACATGGTGAATGGGCTGCGTGCCAATGGCGTCACGTGCTTAGAAAAGCCTAGTATGCGGGGGACTTTCATAAAGATTGCATCCGTGGTTGTTATGGAGTTCATTGGAGGACTCATTGGGGGGCTTGGACAAGGTGTTGGGGATGTCCTGGGTCAAACTATGGCTGCAGGGAAGAGCGCTAGTGCAAGAAGATTGGAATGA
- the LOC100258099 gene encoding protein VACUOLELESS GAMETOPHYTES isoform X2 yields MEFPKQASLVRSKSPSFQYPTSHNQTRGEQILLSCHPQHPLALLTSPDPFTCMGCKEYGAGTRFTCQQCNHQLHEFCALAPTTLKSHPLHCQHPLGFCSKPGGILGKRCDICNKPTAGYTFRCSACSFQMHPCCAMLSTEMTFPLAHPHPLTLMPAMTLSSGEPGFSCGECKRKRPGRVYRCTATACDYHLHAVCAKNMVNGLRANGVTCLEKPSMRGTFIKIASVVVMEFIGGLIGGLGQGVGDVLGQTMAAGKSASARRLE; encoded by the exons ATGGAATTCCCGAAGCAAGCATCACTAGTCCGAAGCAAGTCCCCTTCATTTCAATACCCAACCTCTCATAATCAAACTCGGGGAGAGCAGATACTTCTGTCCTGTCACCCACAACACCCCCTAGCTCTACTCACCTCACCTGACCCTTTTACATGCATGGGCTGCAAGGAATACGGAGCAGGCACAAGGTTCACATGCCAACAGTGTAACCATCAGCTACACGAGTTCTGTGCCTTGGCTCCCACCACTCTCAAGAGCCATCCCCTCCACTGCCAGCACCCACTTGGATTCTGTTCTAAACCAG GCGGAATTCTAGGGAAAAGGTGTGATATTTGCAACAAGCCAACGGCAGGGTATACATTTCGTTGCAGTGCATGCAGTTTCCAGATGCACCCTTGCTGTGCAATGCTTTCTACGGAAATGACCTTTCCGCTGGCTCATCCCCACCCCCTAACCCTGATGCCTGCAATGACATTATCAAGTGGTGAACCTGGTTTCAGCTGTGGTGAGTGCAAAAGAAAGAGGCCAGGGCGGGTGTATCGTTGCACAGCCACAGCATGTGATTACCATCTCCATGCAGTTTGTGCTAAGAACATGGTGAATGGGCTGCGTGCCAATGGCGTCACGTGCTTAGAAAAGCCTAGTATGCGGGGGACTTTCATAAAGATTGCATCCGTGGTTGTTATGGAGTTCATTGGAGGACTCATTGGGGGGCTTGGACAAGGTGTTGGGGATGTCCTGGGTCAAACTATGGCTGCAGGGAAGAGCGCTAGTGCAAGAAGATTGGAATGA